In Isosphaera pallida ATCC 43644, the sequence TACGCGTGCTGGCGTTGGGTTCGCTTTTGCCGAGTCTGGCGTTGCAATTCGGCGCGACCTCGCAAAGCTGGCAAACCCGTAGTTTCTTCGATTCGGTTGCCGGTCGCGTGGCGCTCGAGCCTTACGCCGCGCTGTTCCGTCAGGCGTCCGACCGCTCCGCTCCGCCGTTTTTGACTGATTCAGGTCTGCTCAGCCTTTACCAGGACGAAGTCGGCCGCGCCTGGTTCGTCGATCCCTGGCTGTACCGTTTGATGGTCGTCACCGGGCGAACCGACCCCGGAGCGCTGGTGGAAGCAGTCGAGGCCCGTCGGTTTGAGCGTCTGGTGCTGACCTCGGACCTCTTCTCCGACCTCTACGACACCTACGAGTTCGGCCTGCCGCCCCAAGTGGTCGCCGCGGCGCGACGACATTACCGCCTGGTCGGTCGGGTCGCCGATCTGTTCCTTTACGAGTTGAACCCGCTGCCCTTGTCGTCGTCCTAACCGGTAGGACCCCGCCCCACTCCATCCTCCCTTCCATGAGGTTGCACGCAATCATGGCACTGCGGTTTGTGAAAATGCATGGAATTGGGAATGACTACATATATATCAGTGGTTTTGATCAGCCGATTCCCGATGATCCCTCGGCGCTGGCGGTTCGGATCGCCGATCGTCATTTTGGGGTAGGTGGAGATGGGTTGATCCTGGTGTTGCCTCCTGAGCCGGGGTCGGAGGCGGACGCGGTGATGCGGATGTTTAACGCCGATGGATCGGAAGGGGGGATGTGTGGCAACGGGATTCGCTGCGTCGCCAAGTTCCTTTACGATAGCGGATACGTCCGTGCGCCGAGGATTCGAGTCAAGACCAAGGGGGCCGGGGTATTGAGCCTCGATCTGGAGATCGATCCGGCGTCGGATCGGGTGCGGCGGGTGCGGGTCGAGATGGGCGCGCCGATTCTCCGGGCGTCGGCCATTCCCACTACGTTGCCCGGCGACCCGCCGTTAGACTATCCCATCGCCGTCACGTATGATGGGAAAACGATCACATATCGAGGCACGGCGGTTTCGATGGGCAATCCGCATTTGGTGATGTTCGTGGAGGATGTCGCGTCGATTGATCTGGAGCGGATCGGGCCGCTGCTGGAGCGTCACGAGGCGTTTCCCGATCGGGTCAATGTCCACGTTGCCCAGGTGGACGCGCCCGACGTAGCGCGGATGCGGACTTGGGAGCGCGGCTCGGGGATTACCTTGGCCTGCGGCACCGGCGCGTGCGCGGTGTTGGTGGCCGGAGTGCTGACTGGGCGAACTGCCCGCGCCGCGCGGATTCATCTGCCCGGCGGCGCGCTCGACCTGGAATGGCCCCGCGACGGCGAAACCGTCATCATGACTGGTCCCGCTGTCACGGTGTTCGAGGGGGTGTGGGATGAGTCGCGCGTCTGATCGGATCGCGCTGCTGCTTGATTGCAGATCGGATCAGTCCATAAAGACGACGTGCTTGCTTCCTGGTGCCTCGCGCTTGGTGTTCATCACCACGCGGCACCACCAGGTCGGAGTGATGCGCGGAGGGGTCGGGGTGGCGGATCTTCCCTTTGACGAACAAGCCGGCATGGATCCAAACCGCGCGGAACCGCGCCGACTTCTCTGGGGAACCGGAATCCCATCGCGGCATGATCGACAGGTTGGAGCGGGTCTACGCGCCGGCCTGTTTGCAGGCGGTCGCCCAAGTATTGCGGAGCGACGCCTGATCGACGCGGCAAGGATCCCGAACCGCAAAGCTGACGAATGGCTCGCCGCGGCGGTCCTTCTCGATCCCAACCTTGTGGAATCCTCCGACCGGAACGCTCCTCAAGAATCCCGTTGACCCAACCCGCCCCTCACGCGCGACCCGACGCGAGCGCCCATTTCTTCCTGAGACGCCACAGCCAATCGCACCGGGTTTGACGGCGAGAGGCTGTTGAAAAAGAATTGGGCATTGGTTACGCCGGCGAAACCCCATTGGCGACGCGAGCCCAGCTCCGTAGAATGGTTGACGGAGATAAGATCAACAAGGAGCAGGGTGCCTAGTTCCATCCCGAACGTTCCGTCAGCGTGCGAGGCCGCCGTCAGGATTCGCGGGTGATTCTTCCGTATCCGATCCGACTTCTCCTCAATGGGGTCTCCAGAATCGCTCGCCCCGTCGGATTGAGCAGCGCGTCCCGCTCTTGTAACAGGGGCCGGCGCGAGGTGCGGGATATCGGTTGACCTCACCCGCCGGGCTGGATTCGATGGCTCCCTTCCTGGTACCAGTTCCCATTCAACGAGCCTTCCGTCGTCGCCTCGAACTCGACAATCATAATCATTGCTTCCCTCCCGCCTTCCCTCCCCCGCCTTTCGGTCTTCCCCGCCCCGCGAGGAGATTCCCGCCATGTCTTTCGTTCGCCCGATTTGGATCCGAACCCGGTGGATGACCTGGCTCATCCTCGGTTCGAGCGCGTTGCTTCCGCCGGCCTGGTCGGCTCCGCTCCGCGTCGTGGACGAAGCGGCCGCGTCCCAGCCACCCGCGACCGTTAGCTATTACGAGCAGGTCCGACCAATCTTCCAAAACCATTGCCAGGGTTGCCATCAGCCCGCCAAAGCGCAAGGCGGGTATGTCATGACGGAGTTTTCTGCCCTGCTCAAGGGGGGCGACATTGGCAACGCGATCGTGCCTGGCGATGTCGAGGCCAGTGAATTGGTGATGCGTTTAGAATTGGAGGAGGGGGACGAGGCGCTGATGCCCAAAGGCGGGCCTCCGCTGTCCAAGCTCGAAATCGAGACCATTAAGACCTGGATTGCCCAGGGAGCCCGCGACGATACCCCCGAATCAGCCAAGCGGACCTACGACGCCGAGCATCCCCCCATCTACAATCGTCCGCCAGTGGTCGCGGCGTTGGACTTCTCGCCCGACGGCCGGTTTTTGGCGGTGGGCGGCTTCCATGAGACGCTTCTAATGAGCGCCGACGGGTCGCAACGGCTGGCTCGTCTGATCGGGGTTTCGGAGCGGATCGAGTCGGTCAAGTTCTCGCCCGATGGCAAGCGTCTGGCCGTTTCGGGCGGTTTGCCCGCGCGGATGGGCGAAATCCAGGTTTGGAACGTCGAGACCGGCAAGCTCCTGTTGTCGGTTCCGGTCACCTACGACACGGTTTACGGCGTCAACTGGTCGCCGGACGGAACGCTGATTTCGTTCGGCTGCGCTGACAATACCGTGCGGGCGATCGATTCGCGCACCGGCAAACAAGTGGTGTACATGGGGTCGCACAACGATTGGGCGCTGGACACCGTCTTCACCAAAGACGGCAGCCGCCTAGTCTCGGTCAGCCGGGACATGACCGCCAAACTGACCGAGGTGGCCACCCAACGTTTCATCGACAATTTGACCTCGATCACCCCCGGCGCGCTCAAGGGCGGGCTGGCGGCCGTGGCGCGTCATCCGGAGCGTGACGAGATCGTGGTGGGCGGCTCCGACGGCAAGCCGCGGGTTTATCGGATCGACCGCCTGACCGCGCGGGTCATCGGCGACGACTCGAACCTGATTCGCCAACTGCCGGGCGTCAACGGTCGGATCAACGATGTGGCGGTCAGTCCCGACGGCAAGCGGATCGCCGTGGTGGGCGGTCTCGACGGCCAAGGCGAACTGGTGATCCACTCCTACGAGTTCGACACCGGATTGCCCGAGGACATCAAGGCGATCAACGCTAAGGTGATTTCCTCCCGCACCGCCGAAGAGAACGCCAAGCTGGCGGCCTACTACGTCAAGGACATCCGGGAAGTGGCGCGGGTGGGACTGGCCTCCACCGCGCTTTACGCCGTTGCCTTCGCCGCCGACGGCCAAAGCGTGGCGGTGGCCGGGACTGACGGCCTGGTGCGGGTTTATGAGACCGAGACCGGCAAGCCGGTCCGCGAATTCCTGGCCGCTCCGGTGGGCGAATCGACTCCCACGCCCGCGGAGGCGTTGGCCGCCACGCCCAACGCCTCGGTGTCCAACACGGTGACCACCACCTCCCGCGCCTGGTCGGCCACTGGGATCGACCTGCCCGGCGAGATCAACCCACCCAGCGAAACCTTGCCACCAGGCCGCACGGTGACCACTCTGAGCGTCGCGCCCCAGGCGATCGAGCTGGATGGCCCCTTCGCTTACGCGCAGCTCGTGGTGTCGGCCACCCTCGACAGCGGCGACGTGGTGGATGTCACCCGGATGGTCCGCTACGAACTCTCGGCCCCGGTCGCGGCGATCTCGCCCACCGGCATGATCACCGCCGAAAACGACGGCCGCGCCGAGCTCAAGCTGACCCTGGGGGATCGGGTGTTGGTGGTGCCGGTGAGCGTGACACGCCACGATCCGCCCGCCGATCCATCCCAGCAGTTCGTGCCCGACTTCGTGCGCGACGTCAACCCAGTGCTGTCCAAACTGGGTTGCAACCAGGGAACCTGCCACGGCGCGGCTCAGGGCAAGAACGGTTTCAAGCTGTCGTTGCGGGGCTACGACCCGATTTTCGACATCCGAGCGCTGACCGACGACCACGCCGCTCGCCGAGTCAATCTCGCCTCGGCTGAGGACAGCCTGATGCTGCTCAAGCCCACCGGGTCGGTTCCCCACCAGGGCGGGCGGCTGATGACCCCCGGCTCGACCTACCACACCATCGTGCGCGACTGGATCGCCGCCGGAGCCAAACTCAACCGCGACACCCCCAAGGTGGTCAAGATTGAGCTGTTCCCGCTCAACCCGGTCGTACAGACCGTCGGCGGCCGTCAGCAACTGCGGGTGTTGGCCACCTACGCCGACGGCCAGGTCAAAGACGTGACCCGTGAGGCGTTCATCGAAAGCGGCAACACCGAAGTCGCCACCGCCGACCGCAACGGCCTGATGACCTCGCTGCGTCGCGGCGAAGCCCCTATGCTGGCCCGCTACGAGGGAGCCTACGCCGCCACGACCCTAACCGTCATGGGGAACCGCGACGGCTTCCAGTGGACCCCACCCCCCTCCTGGGGACGGATCGACGACTTGGTGGCCGCCAAGTGGCAACGGATGAAGATCCAACCCTCCGAACTCACCACCGACGCCGAGTTCCTCCGTCGGGTTTACCTCGACCTGACCGGATTGCCACCCACCCCCGAGGAGGTCTCCGCCTTCCTTGCCGACTCCCGGGACACCCGCGTCAAACGCGACGAGGTCATCGACCGTCTGATCGGCTCCGAAGCATTCATCGAACATTGGACCAATAAATGGGCCGACCTACTCCAGGTCAACAGCAAGTTTCTCGGCCCCGAGGGAGCCAAAGCGTTCCGCGACTGGATTCGCAACGAAGTCGCCGCCAACACCCCTTACGACCAGTTCGCCCGCAAGATTCTGACCGCTTCAGGATCAACCCGCGAAAACCCGGCCGCGTCGTACTTCAAAATCCTCCGCAGCCCCGACGCGATCATGGAAAACACCACCCACCTCTTCCTCGGAGTCCGGTTCAACTGCAACAAGTGCCACGATCATCCCTTCGAGAGGTGGACGCAAGATCAGTATTACCAAACGGCGGCCTACTTCGCCCGGGTCGGCCTGGACACCGACCCCGAGAGCAAGGGTCGGATGATCGGGGGCACGGCTGTTGAGGGCGGCAAGCCGCTCTACGAAATCGTCAGCGACAAGCCTGAAGGGGAAGTGATCCACGATCGGACCCAGCAACCTACCCCGCCCAAGTTCCCGTTTGAGTGCCACTACTCCTCCCCTGGTGAAGGGGCCAGTCGTCGCGCGGAACTGGCGGCCTGGATCACCTCGCCGGACAACGCCTATTTTGCCAAGAGCTACGTGAATCGGCTGTGGGGCTACCTCCTGGGCGTGGGGATCATGGAGCCCATCGACGACCTGCGTGCTGGCAATCCGCCCTCCAACCCGGAACTGCTGGATTACCTCACGGCCGAGTTTCTGGCCTCGGGCATGAATCCCCGGGCGATCATGGCCCAGATCTGCAAGTCGCGTGTCTACCAGCTTTCGGTGAAGACCAACCGCTGGAACGAGGATGACACCATCAACTTCTCGCACGCGCAGCCGCGTCGTCTCCCGGCCGAGACGTTGTACGACGCGATCCACGCCGTGACCGGGGTTCCCTCGACGATTCCTGGCGTCCCCCCCGGCACCCGCGCCGCGGCGATCCCGGATTCAGGCATCGACCTACCCAGCGGCTTCTTCGCAACCTTCGGCCGTCCGGTTCGGGAAAGCGCCTGCGAATGTGAGCGCTCCAGCGACCTGCAACTTGGTCCAGTCATGGCGCTGGTGAGCGGGCCGACCCTGGCCGACGCCATTGCCGCCCCCAACAACGCCATTGCCAAACTGGCTGAAACCACCCCGGACGACCGCGATCTGATCGCGTCGATCTATCTGCGGGTGTTGAATCGTCCGGCGACCCCGGCTGAGATTGAAGCCGGTCTGGAGTTCTTCACCCGGGTCGAACTAGACCACGCCCAGGTGGTCGCCGACCTGGCTGCCGCCGAGGCCGAAGCCGCGCCCCGAACCCTGCAACGGGCCAAGGCGCGCTTGGAGGCGATCGACCAGGCCCGCGCTGCTCTGGAGGCGTATCAGCCCGAACGTCTCGCCAAACTCAAGGAGGCCGAGGCGCGGCGTCTGGAAGCCATCGCCCAGGCCGAGAAGGCGGTCGAGGACTACAAAGCCACCAAGTTCGGCGAGAAACTGGCCGCCTGGGAGGCTGAACAAACCCACCGAGTCGCCTGGTCGATCCTGGAACCGACCGACCTCAAGGGCGGAGCCAAAGACCTCGTTCTGACCCGCGAGGCCGACGGCTCGATCACCGCTTCGGGTCCCTCCGCCAAGACCACCTACGTCGTGACCGCGCCGGCCCCCGCCGGGATCCAACGGATCACCGCGCTGCGGTTGGAGGCGATGACCGATCCCCGTCTGCCCGCCAACGGCCCCGGACGCGCCCAGAACGGCAACTTCGTGGTCAACGAACTGACCTTGAAAGTCGGCCCCAAGGACGACCCCAAGGCGGCCCAACCCGTCAAAATCAAGGCGGCCCACGCCGATTACACCCAGCCCGGTTTCGACCCGGCCCACCTCTTCGACGGTCAGACCGGACAACCCAACAACGGTTGGGCGATCCATCCGGCGATGGGTGTGACCCACTGGGTGACTCTGGAACTCGACCAACCGATCGAAGTCTCCGCCAACACCATGCTGACCGTCGCCCTGGCGCAAAACTACACCGACGGCCAACACGCCCTAGGACGGTTCCGCTTGGCCGTCAGCGGCGCGGAGAACGTCGGTCTGAGTCTGGCGGGCGAATACGACGCGATCCTCTCGACCCCCGCGTCCGAGCGGACCGAACAGCAAACCGCGACCCTACGCCACTATTTCGCCGCGCTTGACGAGGAGTTCCGCAAGCTGGTCGCGGCCGTGGACGAGGCCAAAAAGCCGGTGCCGCCCGACCCGCGGCAGCTTGAACTGGAGGCGGCCCTGGCCCGTGCGAGGGCTCCGCTCCAACCCGAACCTCGGTTGGTTCAGTTGCGGGCCGATCTGGAAATGTCGCTCAAACAGGTCGCCAACCCGCGGCTCACCGCCGCGCAAGACCTCACCTGGGCGCTAATCAACAGCCCCGCCTTCCTGTTCAACCATTGATGGAAGGCCTCAGCTCAGCCTGATGGAGCGGGTGATTGGTGCCGAGTCACGCGGTGGCCAACCCCTCCAACGGTCGCGGCGGGTGACAAACGGGAAGGATCGGCCGGCTCAGCTCGATCAACTCGACTCGACACCGCTCGATCCTCCCGACCCCACTCTATCCCGTGGGTTCCATTCCAACCCGCCATCTGGTTCGCCGCCGTTTGGAACCCTCCCTCATCCCTTCACTTTCCCTCCCCCCCTCCCTCCCGTTTCCCCTGCGTCAAGGAGCCCCGGTCATGCTGATCGTTCCCGGACTCTCGACCGCTAAAGACCTGTGCGATCCTCAACTCGGTCCCACCCGCCGCGACGTGTTGCGCGTTGGCGGCTCGGGCCTGTTGGGGCTGTCGTTGGGTTCAATGTTCACCCTTCAAGCGCGTTCGGCCCAAGCGATGGCCGCGGGCGAAGGCTCCAAGAACGCCGGTGGCCCCGGCTGGGGCAAGGCTAAGAGCATCATCATGGTCTATCTCCAAGGCGGTCCCAGCCACCTCGACTTGTGGGATCCCAAGGAGAACGTGCCGGACAACGTCCGAAGCGCCTTCAAGACGATCCCCACCAAGATTCCGGGGGTCCATTTCACCGAAATCCTGCCCAGGCTGGCCCAGTCGATCGACAAGGTGACCCTGATCCGCTCGCTGAGCTACACCCCGAACGGTCTGTTCAACCACACCGCCGCCATCTATCAAATGATGACGGGATACACGACCGACAAGGTTTCGCCTTCGGGTCAGCTTGAGCCGCCCAGCCCCAAGGATTTCCCCAACTTCGGCTCGAACATCATCCGGCTCAAGCCGCCAACCGAGCCGATGCTGCCGTTTGTGATGCTGCCCCGCCCACTTCAGGAGTCCAACGTGGTGGGCAAGGCGGGAACCGCCGGCTTCCTGGGCAAAGCGTATGACCCCTACACGCTTTACCCCGAAGGGGACGACATGGACAACACCAAGATGGACCGTATCCGGGTGGACGACCTCCAGCTGCGGCCCGAGGTGTTCGCCCGCCGCTTGGAACGTCGCGCTCGGCTACGGGACGCGGTCAACGCCGCCATGCCCGAACTTGATCAAGCCGTCTCGCAATACAACCTCGATGGCTACTACCAAAAGGCGCTGGATCTGATCGTGTCGGGACGCGCCCGCGAAGCGTTCAACCTCAAAGCCGAACCGGACGCGGTGCGGGACCGCTACGGCCGCACCACCTTTGGCCAAAGCTGTCTGCTGGCGCGGCGATTGGTCGAGGCCGGCACCCGAGTCGTCGAGGTGATCTGGCCCAAGGTCGCCAACTCCGATAACCACTCGTGGGACACCCACGTCGGCCTGACCGACCGGATCAAAAACCAAGCCGGGCCGATGTTCGACGCCGGGCTCTCCGCGCTGCTAGACGACCTAGACGAGCGCGGGCTGCTGGACAGTACCCTGGTAGTGGCGGTGGGCGAATTCGGTCGCAGCCCGCAGCGCGGGGTCTCGACCTCGGGCAACGGCAACAGCGACGACGGCCGCGACCACTGGCCGTATTGCTACACCGGCCTGATCGCCGGAGCCGGGATCAAGCGGGGTTACATCCACGGCAAGAGCGACAAGACCGGCTCGGCCCCGGTGGAGGATCCGGTTCACCCCGGCGAACTGCTGGCGACAATCTACCACGCCTTCGGCATCGACCCGCTGACCATTGTGTACAACCACCTCAACCAACCCCGCGAACTCGTGAAAGCCGAGGCGATCACCCGGTTGTTCGCCTGAGAACGGCCAAGTCGAGGCGATTTGCCCATCTTGATTCCGCTCCACCTCCAGCCCGCGTCCGCCTCGCGCGGCTAAGTGGGGCCGTTCCATCTCAACTTAGTCGCTGACGCTTGCCGCCGGCTCCGATCGTTCGTCTTGCCGCGATGGTCGGAGCTGGTGGCGTTGTTCGGTCCCGCCCCAACTTGACGCGCCCCGCCTACCGCGGCGATCCAACCCGTCTTGTCCGATCCCCACCGCGATCGAGTCGAGCGCGGGAGTTGAAACGCCGAGATTTTCGCGTGACGTAACCATTGGGCGTGAAAACGGTTACGTTGGGAAAACCGAAGAGCTGGTTGGGTTCGACTTGGGAACAGTGACGATTGAGACTATCCTATTGAAGAGGATCGCAGGCCGAGGATCGGCCCGCGAATTAGGCGGTTGGGTCGCAACTCATCAACACAGCACACCCCGGGGCCGACGGTGAAGACGGGTTTGGTTCCACGTCTGTCACGATGTCTCATAACCGGGTGGCCGGGATGTTTCCCATGAATCGCTCGACAGTGGCGAGTCGGTGGAATCTGGATCTCCTTGAAGCTAAACTCGCCGATTGGAAACGCGATCCCTTAGCGGTCGAGGAATCGTGGCGGTTGTTTTTTGAAGGTTACGAACTGGGTCTGACCGACCTGGAAACCAAACGTCCGGCGGCGACCGCGGCCCCGGCCGCGGTGGCCCCTGTGCCGCCGCCTGCAAGCGAGGCGGGCCGCGCTCCGGCGAGTTTCTCCGAATACGACCTGGACATTGCACGCAAGCAGGCGTCGGTCACCCGCCTGGTGGACGCCTATCGGGAAATCGGCCACTTCCTGGCCGACCTCGACCCGCTCCAGCTCACCCCCAAACTCGAACGCCACGAATTGCTCGACCTCGAAGCGTTCGACCTGGACGAAACCGATCTCGACACCGTGTTCTACACCCGGTTGTTCGAGCCCAACCGAGCCAGCCTACGCGAACTGATCGCCGCGCTTCGGGAAACCTATTGCCGCACGATCGGCGTGGAATACATGCATATCCACGACAACCGAATCCGGCAATGGCTTCAAGCTCGCATGGAACCAATCCGCAACCGGCCCAATCTGGGGACGCACAAGAAGCGGCGATTGTTGCTCAAGTTGTACGCGGCCGATCTCTTCGAGCGGTTTCTTCAGAAGCATTACGCTGGTCAAAAGCGATTCGGTCTGGAAGGGGCTGAGTCGGTCATCCCCCTGATCGATGCCATCATCGAACGGGGGGGAGCCGGCCAAGTCCGCGAGGTGGTGCTGGGGATGCCCCACCGAGGCCGGCTCAACGTGTTGGCCAATATTCTGCACAAACCCTATGGCATGATCTTCGGCGAATTCGAAGGTCACATGGCCCCGGAAACCGTCTGCGGCGACGGCGACGTGAAATACCACCTGGGCTTCTCCGCCGATCATGTGACTAGCTGCGGCCAGATGGTCCACCTCTCCCTGACTCCCAACCCCAGCCACCTGGAGGCGGTCAACCCTGTGGTCGAAGGCCGGGTCCGCGCCAAGCAACGCCACCTTCGCGACCGCGACGGCCGCATGGTCCTGCCCCTGCTGATCCACGGCGACGCCGCCTTCGCCGGTCAGGGAATCGTGGCCGAAACCCTCAACCTCTCCCGCTTGCCCGGCTACCGCACCGGCGGCACCGTCCACATCATCGTCAACAACCAGATCGGCTTCACCACCGCCCCCAAGGACGCCCGTAGCTCGCCCTACTGCACCGATGTCGCCAAGATGATCGACGTGCCGATTTTCCACGTCAATGGCGACGATCCCGAGGCGGTGGTCCACGTCGCGGAAATCGCACTGGATTTCCGCCAGACCTTTGGCATGGACGTGGTGATTGACCTCGTTTGCTACCGTCGCCACGGCCACAACGAGTTGGACGAACCGCGCTTCACCCAGCCGCGGATGTATCGGGCGATCGACGCCCGCCCGCCGGTCAAGCAGATCTACACCGATCAACTGATCGCCTCCGGCGAACTGACCCGTAAGGAGGCTGAGACGATCGCCGAAACCTTCGAGGAGAAGATGGAGGCGATCTTCAACGAGATCCACAACCAACCGCCACCCACTCCCACGCCGCCCAAGAGCTTTGGCGGTCCCTGGAAGGGTCTGGTCCGCGATTACTCGTTCGAGCCGGTGGAAACTGGGGTCTCGCAAGAAACCCTGGCGCGGATCGTGGCCCATGTGACCACCCCACCGCCGCCCGGCGCTTACGGTCGACCCGACCGTCCGTTCAAACTCAACCCGATCCTCGACCGGATCCTGCGCCAACGCGCCAAAGCGATGGCCGAGGGGGGCCCAATCGACTGGGCATTCGCCGAGACCCTGGCGTTCGGCTCGCTGCTGATCGAAGGACACCCGGTTCGGCTCTCTGGCCAGGACTCGCGGCGAGGCACCTTCTCGCAACGCCACGCCGTCTGGGTCGATCCCGAAACCGGCGAGGAATATTACCCGCTCCGCCACCTCGCCCCCGAAGCCGCCGAATTCTTCGTTTACGACAGTTTCCTGTCCGAAGCCGCCGTGTTGGGCTTCGAGTACGGTGTGGCGTTGGATTCCCCTCATGTTCTGGTGATGTGGGAAGCCCAGTTCGGCGACTTCGCAAACGGCGCTCAGGCGATCATCGATCAATTCATCGCCTCCGGCGAATCAAAGTGGGGACGTGCCAACGGGGTGGTGCTGCTGCTGCCCCATGGCTACGAAGGCCAGGGGCCAGAACACTCCTCGGCCCGTCTGGAACGGTTCCTCCAACTCCACGCCTCCGCCGAAAACAACATCGAAGTGGTCTACCCCACCACCCCCGCCCAGTATTTCCACCTGCTGCGCCGGCAGCTCAAACGCAACTTCCGCAAGCCCCTGATCGTGATGACCCCCAAGAGTCTGCTGCGCCGCAAGGAAGCCACCAACACCGTAGCCGACCTAACCACGGGCCGGTTCCGCGAAGTGCTGGACGATCCCGCCATCACTAACCCCGACCAAGTCAAGCGCGTGATCCTCTGCTCGGGCAAGGTGTACTACGATCTGGCGGCTCGTCTCGCCAAGGAGACCGAACTCCGCGGCAACATCGCGCTGGTGCGGATCGAGCAACTGGCCCCCTGGCCGCTCGACGCCCTCAAGACGCTCAAGGCCCGCTACCATCAGACCCGCCAATGGATCTGGGCGCAGGAGGAATCGCAGAATATGGGGGCCTGGAGCTTTGTGTCCCCCCGGTTGCGCGACCTGTTGGGAATCGCTGTGCCCTATGTGGGGCGGGACTCCAGCGCCTCGCCAGCGACCGGCTCTTCCAAGGTCCACGACCGCGAGCAGGCGGAACTCGTCGAAGCAGCGCTGTTCGGCGACGGCGGCCATGTGGTCACCGCCACCCCCCGCACCCCTCATCTCGTGTCGGTACCTACCGCCGCCAACGGCTCCGCCTCATCGTCGGCCTCTGCTGCCAATGGCGCTTCCACCGGCCACGCCGCCGTCGTCCAGTCAGCCGGCGGGGCGCGCCACTCCTCTTGATACGATCCGCTCGACGCGCGGCGCGGCTTCGCAACCCGCGTCCGTGCCAGGCCAACCCAACCAACCCTCGTCGGTTCACCACGCGCAGCCAAGGGGATGAGCGGCCGCATGCGTCGCCAACCCCTTGCCGAATCCAGAGCGATTGCGGACCATCCCACCTGGAGAGGTGAACCGCGACGCGTTTTCGTCCGCAACATGGGTTTGGTTCGATTCGGTTCGTTCCTCGAAATCGCCCGCCGGTTCCCCTCGGCGTCGCATCCTTCGCCGCCGTCCCGTTGCGTCAGGCTGTCAGTGTTGTGCTGTGTGTCTCGTTGTTCCGTTTC encodes:
- a CDS encoding 2-oxoglutarate dehydrogenase E1 component; amino-acid sequence: MNRSTVASRWNLDLLEAKLADWKRDPLAVEESWRLFFEGYELGLTDLETKRPAATAAPAAVAPVPPPASEAGRAPASFSEYDLDIARKQASVTRLVDAYREIGHFLADLDPLQLTPKLERHELLDLEAFDLDETDLDTVFYTRLFEPNRASLRELIAALRETYCRTIGVEYMHIHDNRIRQWLQARMEPIRNRPNLGTHKKRRLLLKLYAADLFERFLQKHYAGQKRFGLEGAESVIPLIDAIIERGGAGQVREVVLGMPHRGRLNVLANILHKPYGMIFGEFEGHMAPETVCGDGDVKYHLGFSADHVTSCGQMVHLSLTPNPSHLEAVNPVVEGRVRAKQRHLRDRDGRMVLPLLIHGDAAFAGQGIVAETLNLSRLPGYRTGGTVHIIVNNQIGFTTAPKDARSSPYCTDVAKMIDVPIFHVNGDDPEAVVHVAEIALDFRQTFGMDVVIDLVCYRRHGHNELDEPRFTQPRMYRAIDARPPVKQIYTDQLIASGELTRKEAETIAETFEEKMEAIFNEIHNQPPPTPTPPKSFGGPWKGLVRDYSFEPVETGVSQETLARIVAHVTTPPPPGAYGRPDRPFKLNPILDRILRQRAKAMAEGGPIDWAFAETLAFGSLLIEGHPVRLSGQDSRRGTFSQRHAVWVDPETGEEYYPLRHLAPEAAEFFVYDSFLSEAAVLGFEYGVALDSPHVLVMWEAQFGDFANGAQAIIDQFIASGESKWGRANGVVLLLPHGYEGQGPEHSSARLERFLQLHASAENNIEVVYPTTPAQYFHLLRRQLKRNFRKPLIVMTPKSLLRRKEATNTVADLTTGRFREVLDDPAITNPDQVKRVILCSGKVYYDLAARLAKETELRGNIALVRIEQLAPWPLDALKTLKARYHQTRQWIWAQEESQNMGAWSFVSPRLRDLLGIAVPYVGRDSSASPATGSSKVHDREQAELVEAALFGDGGHVVTATPRTPHLVSVPTAANGSASSSASAANGASTGHAAVVQSAGGARHSS